The genomic DNA ttaaaattatgcatcAAAAAATTTTAACAACCTTAAGTGATGGTATCTACCTGAAAGCATTTACACTGAGGATCATTGTAAGATTCAGTAATCGGTTCAGACTTTTGTAAAAGAACATCGGGCAATCTTAAGACACAATTAAGAACATTATTGAAATATTTGCTCCCAGTTTCACTTGATCTTCGATAAGTACGTTTAATCGGCCTATTTTTTTTATGACAAGCAAGTAAGTGCACGAAAAAACAAACTTGTTGTTCAACATTCACATTTCTTGAGTCGGTTAGACCATACTCGCGAAGTAATTCACACAAGATATCATATGCGTTTCTATTCATACGAAGTTTCTCCGTTAGGGTCAAATCTCCATTATTAATGATATCATCCAAGTGATCAGCCCCCCTTTTCTACGAAGTAATCTTATATCCCTATTGACTCTCGAACCACTTTCAAATGTTTAATGCACCAGACGTATTAAATGCATAATATGCACATATGAGGAAATTTTCATACTCAAATGATAAACTAGTTGTAATACCATCAAATCATCCAATGAGGTCATAATGGTATCTATAAAACATAGTTGGGATGAATAATTGATTTGCAACAGCAACACAAAATCACATCTGTAAATTAACTTTAACACATGAACTAAAACTTGAGTCAGATATAGAAAAAACAGTTTGTATacaataaaaattaaaaaaaaaaactaCTAAAAAACTACACAAAAAATATCACACAACATAAAAAAACACAAGAGATACATAACATTGCATTATCTCAAAATTGAACTTgtttcaaattaaaaaattattctaTAATCAGAAGACATGCATCAACAAGAATTTGTTTGATAGATAGAAACACAAAAACTGATATCGatttaaaagtattttaccaGATAATTAATAGAATTTTGTAGTTATTTGAATCAGAAGGAAAGCTGTACATATATATTTGTTTGTAATGAAGCGATGGAGGCTGAAGAGTACAAAAGAAACGAATGAGAAATGCGAGGGTTTACAAGGATATACATTGGTATATGACTGTAATTATTGTAAAAAAATAAGGGTATTTttgtatataaaattttaataccTTATTTTAGACTAACAAGGTATTATATTATCCCGTTAAAGGAAGTGTTATCCAGCTCTTATCTTGAAATTATAGTCCGTTGCTCTAATTTCTAAAACAAACAAAAGATaactttttttttaaattataatcTGATCCCCTCCCTTATCCTTTTAAACAATCATGGTCATTGAGTATTATATAGTGAAAAAAGTTTTATTCTAAAAAGGAAAATATTACAAGTTGTTGGTAATATCATGGAGCTCAGACGCTCACTGCACAACAAACCTATACCTAGGAGGTGCAGTTGAGGTAGCAAAAATGAAAAAAAGACCATATGCATTTACCCGATAATGCAATGGATATTCCAACTACATGATCGATGTTTAACACAAACATGGGAAATAATGCATTTATGTAAGATTAATTGTTTTAGGGGCTTCGATACGATGACCATATCATACACCAGAAAGTTCAAGGATAATTATTCATCCCGCGCAATTCAGGTAAACATGCTTACGTATGTGCTTAATGCTCAACCTCATGTTATGAGTTCAATAATCTTATAAATTATTTAACAAATTTTTTATCTGATTTTTCCTGTCTAATTATAGATAAAAAGAACCACAATTTCTTGGTGTAATAAGGAGCACACAATGTTATTATCAATATATTCTTAATGCACGCTAGTGAAGGTATGTAATTTTTACATAAAAGGGTAGTAagtaaataactaattaaataaataaccAACTCCGACCCGTTTAATAAAAATAACCAATAAAATAACCAAGTCCGACTCGTTTACACGCTTTCATTTAGTGCAGTCTTATGTATCTATCAATCAGAGATCCTAATTTCGTGGTATCAACAATTAAAACATTCAAAATCGTAATTAAAGATCAATTACGATCTTATGTATCTGTGATCCTAATTTTATGGTATCACAATATAAACATTCAAAATTGTAACCAAAAGATCAAGATATGTATATCAATCAGAGATCCTAATTTCATAGTTTCAGCAATTTAAACAAAACAGTAATTAAATAACAATACGGTCTTATGTATATATCAATTAGAGACCCAAAATTCGTGGTATGAAAAATTTTAAACAAAATCAAATATCAATACAAGACTCAATTAACATGGAAGTAAATCATTTTTTTGATTATTGTCctttttttaaattttgatataTGATATGCATATACATTTATAGAAATCTGAAAATTCAAATTTGTGATTGATTAGTTGTATTTtgtatatttaaattttaaatttttcaGTGTATATATTTTCTATTTTCTCATTGTTTCATCTTCACCTGTCTTCCTTCTTCTTCCTATAGCTATTTTATTTGTTCCTTACATACATTGTTTAAACTTATATGAGCAAACTGTGAAATCCGACATATGTGTGTTtataatgttgatttatataaaTTATTGTTTTTAAATACTTGTTTCAATGATATAGGTATTATAACAGTGGAGTAATTATTTGTAAGTAAGGATTCGATCAAAACATGTATTTGTTTATAAATATTGAACATTGATATCAAAAGTATAATATCAGTTATCTCTTTTGTATTTTGATTTTATAGCAATTCATTGATGCATATCATTTTTTATAAGACTAAATGTTTGACAAAATTTTTAATATAGTTATGAATATTTTTATGGGTGTATATGTTTGATGACAGGAGCCATCGAGAATGAATATGACGCAATTTTCGATTAAGTGTCAATCTAGGTATGAAACACCTATATCATTATAGATTAATTCAGTTTATTCTtcaatttatattaaaaatatttcaaCTAATGGGTTAATGTTTACTGAGATATGAACAACATGtattggatctttgaaaaatgaaTCCAAAAAGATAAACTCCAGGATATGAGGGGAATACCTTGGTAATGACTAAATTACCTTGCACTTTTTTTTCTATGCATTGCAAATTAGTATGCATTGGAGCCTTTAGATTACTTTGTTTATAATTTTGATGATTTTAAATGAAATCACGATCAGACTTAAATTTCATACTGAAAAATGCTTATCTTTCACATGTTTTCCATATGTACGAGGAAATAAGCATGAGGTATGGCTACTAGTGAATCCAGAGACGGTGGCTGGCGACTTTGTTGAGATAAATGGAGCAACTAAGAATCCAGCCGATAATAATTTGGACGAATTAGTTATGTCGAAGCAGAATTAGTCAATGGTATGACTCATGTATTATAGTTTGAACTGCAGTTTGTGCATTCATCCTCCAATATTTATACTTGCACTGAATAAACAATAGTTGTATGTGTTTGGATGCTGAATGACTTTCTACtgttttttttcttaattttatttttttaaatgtaATTCCTTTATTTTTAAATACACAAAAAAATTCCATTATATGCTTCATTGGGTGATTTTACTCCTTTTTGTTCTCCCACTGCAATGGAAGAAATGAGAGGTTTTTATCGAAATTCTAATAACTCACATTTGTTTGATAGTCTTTAAAAGCTAATGGGGAAGATGCAAATTCAAAAGTCCATATTCAAGATTTGATAGCAATGATAATACACTAAGAGAAGAGTATGACatcttttttttataaaattagtaCACCTTAAATATAGAAATCATTTAATTTATCGTTCAACCATTCACATAACTACAATGTTGTCAAATTAGATATACAAATGAGAGAGCTATGTTGTTATTAACACCTCCAATAAAatgaatatatatgtttatagaGAGTTAATTTGCAATGTGACATGTTGCATGTACCAATTTTAtgtaataattattatatatctTACTTATTTTTTTAACCGCATTTGCATGATAAACATATCTAGGAAGGAATATGGGGAATGTATTTCATGGTTTTAATTGCGAAAGATGAAAACATAAATCAAGCATGCTCTAAACAGTTGATACAAAATCTCCACCGTCATGTAAGCATCTTTCTATTTTCGAAATCATCCTAACATATAATAGCCTCTTAAATTATATTTACTGCATATACGCTACCATAACAGAATTTATCAAGGTATTGTCCGAGGATACAGCCGTAAAAGATAAAGGTTGAAGACCAGTTCAAAAGTAGGAAATTCCCTTATTAGTAATTTGATTTGTAAGACTGATTTAAAAGATATTATCCTACATAAAAAAGGACATTTTCAAGAAATTTTCATATTTTTGTACATGAAAATAATTATTTCCTACTTGCCcttatatttcaaaatttaaatttatttgtCCAAAAAGAGTATTGATTCCACAAATTAAACTATTATTATGCTAAAATAATTAAGAAAGTATTTAATGTACTAAACCAATTATAGTAAATTTTGTGCATTGGTTAAGCAAAATAATATCTTTTCAGCATCATGTGTTATTGTTTCCCTTTTcatattttatttcaaaattcaaaatttaaattatttctctCAATAGCCCATTCTTGGACACATTAGTTTCTTAACTCATTGATAATTAGCAACTGAAAAGAAAAGTTATTTAATATGTTGGCTATCTTCCTTAATTTTGAACAATTATCAAGGAAATTTACATATTTTTGTCCATGAAGATTATTCTTTCTTACATGGCCTTatatttcaaatttcaaatttgttgctcCAAAAAGAGTATTGATTCTGCTAATTAAACTATTATTGTAACAAAATAAGAAAGTGATTAATATAATAAACCAATTATAATAAGTTTTGTGCACTAATTAAGCAAACCAATATTTTTTAACACTTAATGTTATATTTTCCCCACTAACatcatttttcaaaatttaaaattttatttgttaCTCTCAGTAGCCTATACTTTCCCATTGTCAATGTTTTAAATTAGAAAATTtctaattaatattttaattatatataaaattacggatatttatatatatatatattatgcaaACAATCATccattatataattaaaaaataaagtGAAAATTTGATTGGttaaacaaaaaatatttttagtaAATGAATCATTAATTATACAATTATATACATTTTTAAGACAGTTCAAtatacatatttaaatattaaagattttaatatttttataattgtatgaacttattttttaaaataataatattttaatataataaaatgtgagacGGCATTGTGAGACGCTGTGAAGTAACACTTATAATTTTATGATTAGAAAAGGTAAACTTGCAAATTtgtgaaaaatatatttttttacaaattattgaatcttattttataaattttttaataataaattagatacatatatttgatatatgttataaataaatatttctATATAATAAAAAGTGAGACGGCGATGTGAGGCACCATTGAGTAAAattgattattatataattatataaggTAAAGTTGCATAATGAAAAATATATTCTTTAAGCATTtctgaatattattttataaaattttaaattattaaattaactacacataattaatatatgttCCTAATAAAATATTTCTATATAATAAAATGCGAGACGACGTCATGAGTAGGGCCGGTCCTGAGTTTTTCTAGGCCCAGTGCAGATATTTTTTCGAGGCCCTttataaaaaatgtgaaacaattttttttcaaaaaaataataatgTTTTAAGAGGTTTGGAACCCAGACAAGTGTTACGCTAGAAGGCTAATCCCCACGTGTTAATTCTAGATCCAATATATTCAGGTTTGTTACAAAAAACAAATAGTAAAccaaatattttaaaattatacaaATATTACGAAATCTAAACTAATacattattttatatatttagaAAGTTTTTAATGAGAGATAACATAGGTTGAGAATAACAAGAAAATGAATTTTATAACTTATATATAACCTAAAGCAAGCAACCACGTACATATCATGAATGACAATATAAGAAGAAAATCACTGAATTAATAACAATAAATTTAATAAACAAAGTCAAATTCATATGGGCCTCTGATTAACTAAAATAATTGAGAAAATTTTAGCTATGTTTTGAATTTAAGGATTTTGTTTTGggtttttaaatatatatatatattacaaaattagatataacttatatatatatatagggacaTAATGAAATacaaatcaaatttaaaatagaAACTCGGAATTAATCTAAGCTATTAGATTAATCTAATCTAATGGTCCACCCTAAAAGCACCTCACCCAGCTAATCTACACCCTTCCACACACAATTTCAGCTTttccctccatttttaatttgatttttttcgTCAAATCGTAAGTTTTTTTTAATTCCGgtttcactgtatttttctccatctctcaacaatcgatttgcatatcatatatgttatatttccaattaattttaaaaatatatattattccatttctagtttctattctaaaAGTGTTTTTTGTTGTAGTAGctcactatatatatatatataatgggCTATAAAATATTTGGGCCCCTTGAACCCACTTGGTCCAGTGCACCCGCACGGCCTGTACTCGGTCAAGGCCGCCTATGATCATGAGGTTCTATCGAGTAAcagtgattattatatgattagaTAAGATAAACTTgcaaatttttgaaaattatataattttacgaatttttgaatcttattttataaaattttaaaactaaattAGCTTTACATAATTGATATAagttattaataaataatataataaaatccGAGAAGGGGTTGTGAGGCGCCGTCGAGTAACattgattattatatgattatataAAGTAAACTTGTATAatgaaaattaaattttttaagaattttttagtcttattttatataatttaaattactaaattaACTATACATAATTAATATATGTTCCTCTTTTAACCTTTTTTTGTTGCGAAATATGAGGCGTCGTCTTCGAGAAACTATCAATAAATATCTTAATTTGATTTATTTCAATATCTAAATGATTGTATATCCTCTTTTAGATCTTTTATTGTAGAATACGAGGTTTCGTCGAAGACGACGCCGATAAAGTGTCCATAAATTTCTTATTTCgattttaatttcaatttcaaaattattgtatacCCTCTATTATATCAACACGtatcttattttaattttattacaatttcaaaattattgtaaATTCTCTATTATAACTTTTTAGTGTCAGAATACGAGGCGTTTTCGAAGACGATACTGACAAACTGTTAATAAATGTCATATCTTGATTTTGTTTTAATTTcacaattattttatattttcttttatattttttgGAAGCACCAAGAAAttgtcaataaataaatgttAATCTTAGATCAAAACTTGGTTAATTTAACCACCAAAAAGTAAAAAGTACAATTGGAAAGGGATGCCATGGAGTCCTATATAATGAAACTCAAATTTTTTTTCCTATGTAATATAGCAATTGAGTTTAAAGGAGAACTTGATATGTAATATTGTACATGTATTTAAAGGATAGTAAATGTCTAATTGTGAATTGCGATAAATTTGCATTGAAATTTAGCAACGCACAATGAAGTTGTTTTCAATTGAAAATCCGCAACATTCGAAgcaatattattttaatttagttttGTAAACCAAACGATACCATGACATTTactataaatttaaatttaaatcaCCCAAAAAATGATAAATAATTTCTTATCTACTCATCATAAGGCACGACAACATATTATACAATTATACAATTAAGTTAAGTTAAGCAAACttaaaattgttaaaattatACTATGTTATATGTAtagtttttaaataaattatttattacaTTAAGTAATCGTCTTGTATTTCATTGATATACATTTTAAAAATCTAATATAAGATTACGATATTTATATCTCAAGTCATAATTAAGAAAATATAATCTAATACATTTTACGATGTTTCATTGATATACATTTACAATTTTTATTAAATGTCGCGAAAAAATATCTTGAAacccaattaattaattaattttgttttatcttatttttctaattatttctcgacattttaaaataacaaaaaatAAGTTATTTAATATACAAAATAGTATATATGATgttatacacacacatacacacacatatatatatatatcatacatatatacaaaatattaaattttttaaataataataaaaagaaCACACGTAGCGCGAACATAGGTAACTAGTTAAATAAGTAGCTCCAGCTCCCACAACCATTAAGGTATTAAATTCAGGGTTTTCATTTTCAAGATTCTCAAttaatagataaataaataattaaggaACCTTCCCATAATAAACTATGAGAATGTTAGAGATGGCAGGCAGTCGAATCCGAGTATTTTATTATGTTAAAAAATCACTCACTCTAAATATAAAAATATGACTCACTCGAAAGTACATATTAATATTCTAACAATAATCAATGCGAGACTCCTCCTTGCCTTGACTTGAATCATACGCATATATTGTATTATATTGTATTCAAAAGAGGTGATAGAGGGATGGACGGTACTTAAACCTAGGAACATAATATACAGGAAAACACTAGTGAtataaaattaattctcaaaATTGTTAACTAAGTATATTATTTTTATGGGTTAAATGTTAATGAATTTTCTTACATTCacaataatattattaattaaattatttaatattatcaTTTCATTCATATCACGTTATTTTATcacaaatttttaataatttttttagcTCTAGTTTTTCTTGATGTAGCTATTCCTTTGAGTTGTATACAAATGAAAAgaaacataaatattattttgagaatACTCTAAGGAGAAAGATCATTGCTTTTTAATTAAAGAAATTGAATCAAGTATGAAGCAGACAAAGAGCTTCACGTAGAAACCATCTGGATAAAATCGCTCCTCAAACCTTATATATAgtaaaaccctaatttcaaataCAAGGAAAAACATCCGGATAAGTTCTTTAGTAAAAGCACACACCAGACGAAACTGGTACATTACACACACAAACCATTAGCAAACCttagtaattaattaaaacaCACACAAATCATTAGAAAACCTTAGTAATAGAAACCCTAATTTCAAATACTTTGGAAGCACACATGTAATCATAAATATTAATAGCAGATTACGTAATTCATTCTCCACTTTGGCCATAAGCTCCGCAAATTCCCTTGTTTATCCATGGGTGAAATCCTGATCAAAGTCCGCCCAGCTACATATATAGGAGATGTTTTGAGGACAAAATGTTTATATTAATTAGGTAGAACCCGCGACAAACGTGTTTAGTTTCTCAGTAACTCGATCAATTGCGCCTTCTTGAGCAAATTCACCAACCTTGTACAAGATccgaataaataaatatataaattataagcAATGTCCACGCTTAAATGAAAAGTTAGTTATAAGTCAATTAACTTGTTAGTTGCTTCCAACTAACACATAAGCAGATAATTTCTACTAGGAAATCCAAATAGAGAGGCAAATGTTCAGGAGAGGTCCTGATTCCGGGGACGCGAGATTCTCATGAACTTCTTATAGTTTTAGAATAACGCCAGAGTCACTGTCACATCAtttaactttcttttctttcaggAGAGGTCCTGATTGGTTTGTAAAACATTATGAATTGTGAAAAAAGGACTAGTGATTCAAATCGATAATCCATAGGAACTAGCCTGAAATCATGGTTTAGGGTGTTCTACAAAGTAACACTGTATCACATGTCCAGccattatatatatgtatatatgtttatTAATAAATGTCCACAAATTATATACTTTATTTTTTCTAGTCCATCCCCTACTGCTGAGCAATGTCAGATATAAGACATGACTCGATTATTGGTAGAATGACGGAGTTAAAATCATAAAATGACATGACATGACTCGTCCATTACAAaatggcccaaaattaactcgcTAACTTGAAATTATATCCCTCTATATAATTATTGTTTATATGAAAATGACTCTTTCTGTAAACTTGGAGGAAGGAACAAAATGCAGTGAAGTACCTTGGAGTGTATAGTGTGGAATACTGAATTCTCGGTGACAGAAAAGCTTGCATTCACAATATCCAACCCCTCTTCATGACACATTCGAATAGTTTCATTAAACATGAACTCACATTCCAAACCAGTTACCAGATTTAGCACTACCGCATTACCAGATTCGTGAATTTCAATTCGTGGTTGGGTTGCTAATCCCCCATATAACCTAGCATTTGGATTATTCTCCATCAAACACTCTCTCTTTTCCTTCATTTTCTCCACCTTAATTTGTAGTTTCCTTATGTACTTTTCAGCTACGTCAAGTTGATCGGTTAACGACTTCACCTCCTGCAAaccaaaaatattttttttcagaatttgGAGATATATAATTGCCTACATTACACCCTAGAATCTGTATACTGGCACACACATATCATGAAAAATGTTACCACAGAAGAAGTCTCTTGTGTCTAATTAATTGTTTAGTATTTGACTTAAAATTCACTTGATATCCTAAATCTTGACCTATTTTTAAAAACATTCTGTACCAAATCAGATATATTAGTAACAATGTGAATATTTTAATCATACAAACAAGAAGACACAAATACAAACATTATGTTAATCGAAGAGAGGACTACGAACCCTGGAATTTTGAGGAGGAACAAGAGAATTAAGTTCAGTGTAGAGGCCTTTCATCTGAGTCCTCCTGTTCTTTTCAATAGTCTTTCTATCAGCTTTCGAAGAGCTACTTTGGTTTTGGTCCATTGTGGATCTATTTGTTATCTACAATCTGTGGTGCAGCTTATTTGCTAATAGTGCATGTAATCCTGTTTATTTATAGTTATGATTATGTGCAACTTTTGTCAGTGTAAAAAGCAAAAACATAAAAAGCACCAATTAAAAGATTAGGATGATATGACAGCCGGTGGGAATGCAATGCTGAATAACTTTCTTTAGAATTAGAATCTAATATAACAGAGGAATTGGGGAGGAAACAGGAAACACACATCTGGAACAGAATCAAGTGGAAACACGTAATCTTCTGTTTACATTCCCGCTTCAAAAGTTGCACTGCCATGCAAGCAGGAAATTTCTTCAACCACATattgtaattatttagaaaatataGAAATTTCTATACAGTTTCATAGATGATTAATTATATCATTTGAATAAAATGACAACCAAAAAGTCCTAATAAGATATACATAGTCTCATCACCATATATATGACTATATATGGTCTCGTGTAATGGGACTGTATCCATTAGTATCCCCACTTTGAAACCTTTATTGTCATCATAATTGGTAGCACTACCTATTGGTGTATTTGTACATTGGACAAGGACAACCCCGATCCAACTCATAGCTTATAAGTTCACATCTAAAGTTGCCAGAGATGTAATTACGAGAACATATGATCTAGTTGATAACTCCGATCTTTATCCCGGGCTCTCCTGTACTTTTATCCGGACTCGGCTTCCATTTTAAGCAGGAAAGAGGGACGAGAGGAAAGAGGGACGAGTGGTTAAGCTGTAGGTTGGGCTCCTGCAAAACAGAATCGGAGAGGGGTGGCGTTCCCGCGGCAACTGTGAGACTGAGATAGGGTTTTGGAGAAGAAGGATAAGATAGAAATTATACAATAGAGTGGTGTGTGTGTATGGGTGTGCAGGTGGATAGAAATCAGTAACCCAACACCCCTTTTGATCAGCCTTTTATAGGTTTCCCATTAGTATTTGGGGGTTTGTACCTTTGATCTGCACCGTTGGTGTGTTCTGGATTGGGGAACACGTGGACTCCTGTGATGGGCCAACGTGTCCCTGGATCCGGACCGTTGTAAGGTTCCAGATTCGGGTAACCTGAACGGTGGGGATATTGTCACGTGTCCGCCCCCCTTTCCTCTACTTGTTATTTGGGCCCTGAGCTCATTTTGTTGGGGCTAAACTAATATGGGTTATCATTTGCCTCtcactcccttatgcgggtttcCCGAACGAGGGATTAGATTTGTTTTTCTTGTGTAGTCGTTTTGATTTATGTCGAAGGTGTGGTACCCTGAACTACTTAGAAGAAATTTTTTGAGTTTTCTTTAATTTGTTGCCCCTAACTTCGGGGTCTTGTGAATATGAGATTTTCGGGTTGACTTGGTTGGTCTTTTTGATTCGTGTCCAAGGTGGGTTACCTTGAACTACTTAAAAGATTTTTTTTGGCTATtctttgatttgttgcccccGAACTCCGGGGTCATGTGAATATGAGATTCCGGGATTGACTCGCTAAGTCTTTTTAATTTGTGTCCAAGGTGGGGTACCTTGAACTacttaaaagaaaaaaaaattatggtTTTCTTTGAATTGTTGCCCCTGAACTCTGGGGTCTTGTGAATATGAGATttcggggttgacttggttagtctttTTGATTCGTATCCAAGGTGGGGTACCTTGAACTACTTAGAAGAAAATTTTAGGATTTTTCTTTTATTTGTTACCCGTACTTCGAGGTCTTATGAAAATGAGAATCCGGGGTTGACTTGATTAGTCTTTTTGATTAGTGTCCAAGGCGGGGTACCTTGAACTActtaaaagaaaatttttgggACTCC from Apium graveolens cultivar Ventura chromosome 5, ASM990537v1, whole genome shotgun sequence includes the following:
- the LOC141661411 gene encoding transcription factor bHLH162, translated to MDQNQSSSSKADRKTIEKNRRTQMKGLYTELNSLVPPQNSREVKSLTDQLDVAEKYIRKLQIKVEKMKEKRECLMENNPNARLYGGLATQPRIEIHESGNAVVLNLVTGLECEFMFNETIRMCHEEGLDIVNASFSVTENSVFHTIHSKVGEFAQEGAIDRVTEKLNTFVAGST